Proteins from a single region of Candidatus Paceibacterota bacterium:
- a CDS encoding ATP cone domain-containing protein has translation MSPLLIVKATGEQEAFDPAKLVNSLRKAGASKDQAENVLRHVERDLVAGTTTAELYRHAFEMLRKHAQPVAARYSMKRAIADLGPNGFPFEKFIAEIFKSEGYEALTDQIVYGSCVPHEVDVVAWKGKGLAMVEAKFHNEYGVKSDLKVALYVKARWDDLKDGEYDFGGVKRKISSFQLFTNTKFTDTAIHYAECKGLSLVGWNYPAKGNLEDLIQESGLHPLTSLTSLSQTEKRTLLDAGMVLCKQVAAHGGNLVSYGIPREKVKQVLLEIEHLCA, from the coding sequence ATGTCCCCCCTTTTGATCGTTAAAGCAACGGGAGAACAGGAGGCTTTCGACCCGGCCAAGCTCGTCAACTCTCTCCGCAAGGCCGGCGCGTCGAAAGACCAGGCTGAAAACGTGCTCCGCCACGTCGAGCGCGACCTCGTCGCCGGGACGACCACGGCAGAGCTCTACCGCCATGCGTTCGAAATGCTCCGCAAACATGCCCAGCCGGTCGCCGCGCGATATTCCATGAAGCGCGCCATCGCCGACCTCGGCCCGAACGGCTTCCCGTTCGAGAAATTCATCGCCGAGATATTCAAATCAGAAGGGTACGAAGCCCTCACCGATCAGATCGTCTATGGCTCGTGCGTTCCGCACGAAGTGGACGTCGTCGCGTGGAAGGGAAAGGGGCTCGCCATGGTCGAAGCGAAATTCCATAACGAATACGGCGTCAAATCCGATCTGAAGGTAGCGCTCTATGTGAAGGCGCGCTGGGACGACCTCAAGGACGGCGAATACGATTTCGGCGGCGTGAAGCGTAAGATATCTTCGTTCCAGCTCTTCACTAATACCAAATTCACCGATACGGCCATCCACTACGCTGAATGCAAGGGGCTGTCGCTCGTCGGCTGGAATTATCCGGCTAAAGGTAATCTCGAAGACCTCATCCAGGAATCAGGCTTGCATCCGCTCACGTCTCTGACGAGCCTATCCCAGACCGAAAAGCGGACGCTTCTGGATGCGGGCATGGTGCTCTGCAAGCAGGTAGCGGCCCACGGCGGCAATCTGGTAAGCTATGGCATCCCGCGGGAAAAGGTGAAGCAGGTCCTGCTCGAGATCGAGCATCTGTGCGCGTAA
- the mnmA gene encoding tRNA 2-thiouridine(34) synthase MnmA, translated as MVSQPSAPKRRVFVGMSGGVDSSVSAALLKERGFDVTGVFIKVWQPDWMECSWREDRLDAMRVCAHLGIPFVTLDLEKEYKKEVVDHMIFEYRAGRTPNPDIMCNRHVKFGGFFDWAMRQRAAGEDVWVATGHYVQVRLAEGEENRYELVAGKDQGKDQSYFLWTLTRRELSKALFPVGGMEKSETRRLARRFGLPVAEKRDSQGLCFIGKVDIKEFLSHYIAPKRGNVIDEKECVIGSHDGAMFLTLGERHGFSVVTTTPNDEPYYVIARDLAKNIVTVSHRSPSGALPIEKGEFALGSINWISVRPEAGKKYAARIRHLGERMPCRVQGSKIIFEAPLIVASGQSIVVYENDVCLGGGIVL; from the coding sequence ATGGTTAGTCAACCAAGCGCGCCAAAAAGAAGGGTTTTCGTCGGCATGTCAGGCGGCGTGGATTCGTCGGTATCCGCCGCCCTGTTAAAAGAGCGCGGCTTTGACGTGACGGGCGTTTTCATCAAAGTCTGGCAGCCCGACTGGATGGAATGTTCCTGGCGCGAAGACCGCCTCGACGCCATGCGCGTATGCGCGCATCTCGGCATCCCGTTCGTGACGCTCGATCTGGAAAAAGAATATAAAAAGGAAGTCGTGGACCACATGATCTTCGAATATCGGGCGGGAAGGACGCCGAATCCCGATATCATGTGCAATCGTCACGTGAAATTCGGCGGATTCTTCGACTGGGCGATGAGACAGCGCGCCGCAGGCGAAGATGTCTGGGTTGCGACGGGGCATTATGTGCAGGTTCGTCTCGCGGAAGGCGAGGAAAACCGCTACGAACTCGTCGCCGGAAAGGACCAGGGCAAAGATCAGTCGTATTTTCTGTGGACTCTGACGCGCCGCGAGCTATCAAAGGCCCTTTTTCCCGTCGGCGGCATGGAAAAATCGGAGACGCGCCGTCTCGCGCGTAGATTTGGCCTGCCTGTAGCGGAAAAAAGGGACAGCCAGGGCCTCTGCTTCATAGGAAAAGTCGATATCAAGGAATTCCTCTCACATTACATCGCGCCGAAGCGCGGGAACGTTATCGACGAGAAGGAATGTGTCATCGGTTCGCACGATGGCGCGATGTTCCTGACCCTCGGCGAACGCCACGGATTCAGCGTCGTGACGACGACTCCGAATGACGAGCCGTATTATGTCATCGCCCGCGATCTTGCAAAAAATATCGTTACCGTCTCTCACCGATCGCCCTCGGGCGCTTTGCCCATTGAGAAAGGAGAATTCGCGCTCGGCTCTATCAATTGGATCTCGGTTAGACCCGAAGCGGGGAAGAAGTACGCAGCCCGCATCCGCCATCTCGGCGAACGCATGCCCTGCAGGGTCCAAGGCTCGAAGATCATATTCGAAGCGCCTCTTATCGTCGCTTCCGGCCAATCTATCGTCGTCTATGAAAACGATGTCTGTCTCGGCGGCGGCATAGTGCTATAA
- the mltG gene encoding endolytic transglycosylase MltG, which translates to MDSGSLKYIPEPPREELLPAPERRFSRNVSRKNLVIAGALFVIILTLGYHRFLAPTSGIQAEAVTDATVTISRGESLSGTAEILGKRGAIRSEFAFKSLVVLFGGSKGIQAGDYYFSRPENAVWIAWRLTHSVSEFVNIRVTVPEGLNSKEIADIFAAEKRFIRFDRSDFMKIAAGHEGHLFPDTYFLMPNVTAQDIVDAMLANYQDRIKTLDEDMQAFGRPAADVIKMASIIEEEARTAETRRTIAGILWKRLDEGMPLQVDSAFAFVNGEKDSRDLSAADLAIESPYNTYIHKGLPPTAIANPGLDAIYATIHPIATKYYFYLSDDQGNMHYAVTLDEHVLNKAKYLDF; encoded by the coding sequence ATGGATTCAGGATCGCTTAAATACATCCCGGAGCCTCCGCGCGAGGAGCTTCTCCCGGCTCCCGAGCGACGCTTCTCCCGGAATGTGTCTCGAAAGAACCTCGTCATTGCCGGAGCTCTTTTTGTTATCATCCTGACGCTCGGATACCATCGATTCCTTGCGCCGACTTCCGGTATTCAGGCCGAAGCCGTGACCGATGCAACCGTCACGATATCCCGCGGGGAAAGCCTTTCGGGAACGGCCGAGATATTGGGAAAGAGGGGAGCGATACGCTCTGAATTCGCATTTAAATCCCTCGTCGTGCTTTTCGGCGGGTCGAAGGGTATACAAGCAGGCGATTATTATTTCTCCCGTCCCGAGAACGCCGTATGGATCGCCTGGAGGCTCACGCACAGCGTCTCTGAATTCGTCAATATCCGCGTGACCGTGCCGGAAGGGCTCAATTCCAAAGAGATCGCCGACATCTTCGCGGCCGAAAAGAGATTCATCAGATTCGATAGGTCCGATTTCATGAAGATCGCCGCCGGGCACGAAGGGCATCTCTTTCCCGACACGTATTTCCTTATGCCGAACGTGACGGCGCAAGATATCGTCGACGCCATGCTCGCGAATTACCAGGACCGCATCAAGACGCTCGACGAAGACATGCAGGCGTTCGGCAGGCCTGCCGCTGACGTCATAAAGATGGCTTCCATCATCGAGGAAGAAGCGAGAACGGCCGAGACGCGCAGGACGATCGCCGGTATCCTCTGGAAGCGCCTCGATGAAGGGATGCCTCTGCAGGTGGATTCTGCGTTCGCGTTTGTGAACGGCGAGAAGGACAGCCGCGACCTTTCGGCCGCCGACCTTGCCATCGAATCTCCGTATAACACCTATATACACAAAGGCCTGCCGCCGACGGCCATCGCCAATCCTGGTCTCGACGCTATCTATGCGACTATCCACCCGATAGCGACGAAATATTATTTCTATCTCTCCGATGACCAGGGCAACATGCACTATGCGGTCACCCTCGACGAGCACGTCCTGAACAAGGCGAAGTATCTGGATTTTTAG